A stretch of the Streptosporangium sp. NBC_01755 genome encodes the following:
- a CDS encoding glycosyltransferase: MRSRNVFFLSTDGDSMGGSQRVIHTLAQGLASRGHRVTLVSINPSRQPQTYFADPVYRHATLYDTPAPEAVSRSLPWRRAKARRTPEEIATARQRLLRLTDRIDGGYLVIASPWAAHWIADLPMPHVAKIGQYHQSYAEAVDSPNLRLIKKHFAHLDKALFLCDDYAEAFTNHRLANCGTMLNPVGVFPEKAAALRNPRIVSAGRLVRVKRIDLLIDAFAAAAPAVAEPWELHIIGDGPLRAALEAQAAKTGLGGRIVFRGQVENVEAEYLDASIVTLSSDFEGWGLVLAEGAACGLPAVACDASAGVRTLVEDGYNGVLAEPGNAGSFAAALERLMSDAELRGRMGARGRERMRAYRLPRVLDRWEALFDEIDR; the protein is encoded by the coding sequence ATGAGATCGCGAAACGTCTTCTTCCTCAGCACCGACGGCGACTCGATGGGCGGGTCCCAGCGGGTCATCCACACCCTGGCCCAGGGCCTCGCCTCTCGCGGGCATCGGGTGACCCTGGTCAGCATCAACCCCTCCAGGCAGCCGCAGACCTATTTCGCCGACCCCGTCTACCGGCACGCCACGTTGTACGACACTCCCGCCCCCGAGGCCGTCTCCCGCTCGCTCCCGTGGCGCAGGGCGAAGGCGCGGCGGACCCCGGAGGAGATCGCCACCGCCAGGCAGCGGCTGCTCCGGCTGACGGACCGGATCGACGGCGGCTACCTGGTCATCGCCTCGCCCTGGGCCGCCCACTGGATCGCCGACCTGCCCATGCCGCACGTCGCCAAGATCGGCCAGTACCACCAGTCGTACGCCGAGGCCGTGGACTCCCCGAACCTACGTCTGATCAAGAAGCACTTCGCGCACCTCGACAAGGCGCTGTTCCTCTGCGACGACTACGCCGAGGCGTTCACCAACCACCGGCTCGCCAACTGCGGGACCATGCTGAACCCGGTCGGTGTCTTCCCCGAGAAGGCGGCCGCGCTGCGCAACCCGCGGATCGTCTCGGCGGGACGGCTGGTCAGGGTGAAGCGGATCGACCTGCTGATCGACGCCTTCGCCGCCGCGGCCCCTGCCGTCGCCGAACCGTGGGAGCTGCACATCATCGGTGACGGGCCGCTTCGGGCGGCTCTGGAGGCGCAGGCCGCGAAGACCGGCCTCGGCGGCCGGATCGTCTTCCGCGGGCAGGTCGAGAACGTCGAGGCCGAGTACCTCGACGCCTCCATCGTCACCCTGAGCAGCGACTTCGAGGGCTGGGGGCTGGTCCTCGCCGAGGGCGCGGCCTGCGGGCTGCCCGCCGTGGCCTGCGACGCCTCCGCGGGGGTCAGGACCCTGGTCGAGGACGGCTACAACGGCGTGCTGGCCGAACCGGGGAACGCGGGGAGCTTCGCCGCCGCCCTGGAGCGCCTCATGTCCGACGCCGAGCT
- a CDS encoding bifunctional glycosyltransferase/CDP-glycerol:glycerophosphate glycerophosphotransferase: MTQPYTAPDVSVIVITYNDASRLPRAVRSVLGQTLKNLEVVVVDDCSGDDTPAVAKALAEEDGRVRYLRLPANSGGCGAPRNAGMDAARAPFLMFLDSDDELPRHACKSLLLEAETTGADFVMGTVERVDEASGAVTLWYPRLFAERRIVDDIRAEPELLFNCLATNKLYRRTFLDGTGIRFHEDIHHEDIVWSTELFCRSKLFAVVPWPVYRWLLAATPATRSISSRRHELENVRQRVTAAVLSDRVLAATHSLDLKGDKDFRFLSHDLRLYLGDLPQRDPAWIAEFADLVIPYVDTLEPTAIERLSRAERVCVQLVRERRGAEAAFAAVELGYRHSIPPRAVTTEGGRVFWGTTLPTGEQGRSELDVTELHLAEQPLAGALLRHELVDLQASRDEVRLRLRTYDPGRVLDGRSLTAWLHIGGRKKRITSIPFEPVPVVTGPPEGARERRGLEGQWDPEEAECTEVPEGTGILEATVSISLPELDWPDNAVRPQAVTISLHEGERRNARPLLALPGLSFTSVGTVGTGRLVLEASADIPFRLMARRIGHVPGRRLPSLAELWQHLLSGLATPRNLGRFYRLVSATVPVNRRLVLFESTEGGGYTGNPRYVHEELQRRATGLRAVWSHAAVPERFPEDVDLVRRDTFRYAWTLARAGYWVDSHNLPYCYRKRKSTRYLQTWHGQVFKKMGLDEPRHRTQPSLARKYAEAVARWDVLLTPGHDFRRDFAEASGFEGELLHAGYPRTDVLVRHAEPAQRERARRVREFFEIPAGKRVILYAPTYRDGGRFSGESFRIDLPALAAVLPPDWVILVRAHPYDRFTVPDPLGWLARDASEYPEVNDLMLASDVLVTDYSSIMFDYACLGRPILYYVDDHERYASAQRGVCFDLAEVAPGPLLRDPGELAAVLEGLGEITERYGRRYAEFRDRWCGLDDGQASGRVVDAFFPEAVR; the protein is encoded by the coding sequence ATGACACAGCCCTACACGGCCCCGGACGTCAGTGTGATCGTCATCACCTACAACGACGCGTCCCGGCTACCCCGGGCCGTACGTTCCGTACTCGGCCAGACACTCAAGAACCTCGAAGTGGTCGTCGTGGACGACTGCTCGGGCGATGACACCCCCGCGGTGGCCAAGGCGCTCGCCGAGGAGGACGGCCGGGTCCGCTATCTTCGGCTGCCCGCCAACAGCGGCGGCTGCGGCGCGCCCCGCAACGCGGGCATGGACGCCGCCCGCGCGCCCTTCCTGATGTTCCTCGACAGTGACGACGAGCTGCCCAGGCACGCCTGCAAGAGCCTCCTGCTGGAGGCGGAGACGACCGGTGCCGACTTCGTCATGGGCACCGTCGAACGCGTCGACGAGGCGAGTGGCGCCGTCACCCTCTGGTACCCGCGGCTGTTCGCGGAACGCCGGATCGTGGACGACATCCGCGCCGAGCCCGAACTCCTCTTCAACTGCCTGGCCACCAACAAGCTGTACCGGCGGACCTTCCTCGACGGCACCGGCATCCGGTTCCACGAGGACATCCACCACGAGGACATCGTCTGGTCGACGGAGCTGTTCTGCCGCAGCAAGCTGTTCGCCGTCGTGCCGTGGCCCGTCTACCGCTGGCTGCTCGCCGCCACGCCCGCGACCAGGTCGATCTCGTCGCGGCGACATGAGCTGGAGAACGTGCGCCAGCGCGTCACGGCCGCCGTCCTGAGCGACCGCGTGCTGGCCGCCACCCACTCCCTCGACCTGAAAGGGGACAAGGACTTCCGCTTCCTCTCCCACGACCTCCGCCTCTACCTGGGCGACCTGCCCCAGCGCGACCCGGCGTGGATCGCCGAGTTCGCCGACCTCGTCATCCCGTACGTGGACACGCTCGAACCCACCGCGATCGAGCGCCTGAGCAGGGCCGAGCGGGTCTGCGTCCAGCTCGTCCGCGAGCGGCGCGGCGCCGAGGCGGCGTTCGCCGCCGTCGAACTGGGGTACAGGCACTCGATCCCGCCCCGGGCGGTCACGACGGAAGGCGGGCGGGTGTTCTGGGGGACGACGCTCCCGACGGGCGAGCAGGGCAGGAGCGAGCTTGACGTCACCGAGCTGCACCTGGCGGAGCAACCGCTGGCCGGCGCGCTGCTCCGGCACGAGCTCGTCGACCTGCAGGCGTCGAGGGACGAGGTCCGGTTGCGCCTGCGCACCTACGATCCCGGCCGGGTACTCGACGGCCGCTCGCTGACCGCGTGGCTGCACATCGGCGGCAGGAAGAAGAGGATCACCTCGATCCCCTTCGAGCCGGTGCCCGTGGTGACCGGGCCGCCGGAGGGTGCGCGGGAGCGGCGGGGACTCGAAGGACAGTGGGACCCGGAGGAGGCGGAGTGCACGGAGGTTCCCGAGGGAACGGGAATCCTGGAGGCGACGGTGTCGATCTCCCTGCCCGAGCTGGACTGGCCGGACAACGCCGTCAGGCCGCAGGCGGTCACGATCTCGCTCCACGAGGGCGAGCGCCGCAACGCCAGGCCCCTGCTGGCGCTCCCCGGCCTGTCGTTCACCTCGGTGGGCACGGTGGGCACGGGCCGCCTGGTCCTCGAAGCGTCCGCCGACATCCCGTTCCGGCTCATGGCCCGCAGGATCGGCCACGTGCCCGGGCGGCGCCTCCCGAGCCTGGCGGAGCTCTGGCAACACCTGCTGTCCGGCCTCGCCACCCCCCGCAACCTGGGTCGCTTCTACCGGCTGGTCAGCGCGACGGTGCCGGTCAACCGCCGCCTGGTGCTGTTCGAGTCCACCGAGGGCGGCGGCTACACCGGCAACCCACGCTATGTCCACGAGGAGCTGCAGCGGCGGGCCACCGGCCTGCGCGCGGTCTGGTCCCACGCGGCCGTTCCCGAACGCTTTCCCGAGGACGTCGACCTCGTCCGGCGTGACACCTTCCGCTACGCCTGGACCCTGGCGCGTGCCGGCTACTGGGTGGACAGCCACAACCTCCCCTACTGCTACCGCAAGCGCAAGAGCACCCGCTACCTGCAGACCTGGCACGGCCAGGTGTTCAAGAAGATGGGGCTTGACGAGCCCCGCCACCGGACGCAGCCCTCCCTGGCCAGGAAGTACGCCGAGGCGGTGGCACGCTGGGACGTGCTGCTCACGCCGGGCCACGACTTCCGCCGGGACTTCGCCGAGGCCAGCGGGTTCGAGGGCGAGCTGTTGCACGCCGGCTACCCGCGTACCGACGTGCTGGTGCGGCACGCCGAACCGGCGCAGCGCGAACGGGCTCGGCGGGTCCGGGAGTTCTTCGAGATCCCGGCGGGAAAGCGGGTGATCCTCTACGCGCCCACGTACCGCGACGGCGGGCGGTTCAGCGGCGAGTCGTTCCGGATCGACCTGCCGGCCCTCGCCGCGGTGCTGCCCCCGGACTGGGTGATCCTCGTCCGCGCCCATCCCTACGACCGCTTCACGGTGCCCGACCCGCTCGGCTGGCTGGCCCGGGACGCCTCGGAGTACCCCGAGGTCAACGACCTGATGCTGGCCTCCGACGTGCTGGTGACGGACTACTCCTCGATCATGTTCGACTACGCCTGCCTCGGCCGGCCGATCCTCTACTACGTCGACGACCACGAGCGCTACGCCTCCGCCCAGCGGGGGGTCTGCTTCGACCTGGCCGAGGTCGCCCCCGGGCCGCTGCTGCGCGACCCGGGCGAACTCGCCGCCGTGCTGGAGGGACTCGGTGAGATCACCGAGCGGTACGGGCGGCGCTACGCGGAGTTCCGCGACCGCTGGTGCGGCCTCGACGACGGGCAGGCGAGCGGCAGGGTCGTGGACGCGTTCTTTCCGGAGGCCGTGCGATGA
- a CDS encoding NAD(P)/FAD-dependent oxidoreductase, with product MDSTVIVGAGPAGLTAAYELTRRGHPCEVFEADRVVGGISRTEERDGWRFDIGGHRFFTKVSRVTDFWNEILDEEDFLLRPRMSRIHYGGRFYDYPLKASNALRNLGVLESARCVGSYVWARIRPPADQSTFEGWVTARFGRRLYGIFFKTYTEKVWGVPAESIQADWAAQRIRNLSLGRAIAGALTPGRNSKEITSLIEEFRYPKLGPGMMWEACADRVRERGSTVRLGTRVERIRRNRGRLALTVRTGEGEGTTREVYCDNLISSMPLSALIHAFGPDVPDIVAEAAAGLRYRDFLTVALVVPERFSFPDNWIYIHSPEVRLGRVQNYGSWSPYLVRAGRTCLGLEYFVNEGDDLWRMPDDDLVAFGTRELEHLGLVTPGEVQRGYVVRMPKAYPVYDADYVHNVEVLRKYLDVEWPRIHPVGRNGMHRYNNQDHSMLTAMLTVENLVEDAQHDVWEVNVDAEYHEERAGHGSARGTGRDAPVVLGPMAS from the coding sequence ATGGACTCAACAGTCATCGTGGGGGCGGGGCCCGCCGGGCTCACCGCGGCCTACGAGCTGACCCGGCGAGGACACCCGTGCGAGGTCTTCGAGGCCGACCGGGTGGTCGGCGGGATCAGCCGGACCGAGGAACGCGACGGCTGGCGCTTCGACATCGGCGGCCACCGCTTCTTCACGAAGGTGTCGCGGGTGACGGACTTCTGGAACGAGATCCTCGATGAGGAGGACTTCCTGCTCCGGCCGAGGATGAGCCGCATCCACTACGGGGGCCGTTTCTACGACTACCCGCTCAAGGCGTCCAACGCGCTGCGCAACCTCGGTGTCCTCGAATCCGCGCGGTGTGTCGGCTCCTACGTCTGGGCCCGGATCAGGCCGCCCGCGGACCAGTCCACCTTCGAGGGCTGGGTCACGGCCAGATTCGGCCGACGGCTCTACGGAATCTTCTTCAAGACCTACACCGAGAAGGTGTGGGGCGTTCCTGCGGAGAGCATCCAGGCCGACTGGGCCGCGCAGCGGATCAGGAACCTCTCCCTGGGCAGGGCCATCGCCGGCGCGCTGACGCCGGGCAGGAACAGCAAGGAGATCACCAGCCTCATCGAGGAGTTCCGCTATCCCAAGCTGGGGCCGGGCATGATGTGGGAGGCCTGTGCCGACCGGGTCCGCGAGCGGGGTTCCACGGTGCGCCTCGGCACCCGGGTCGAGCGCATCCGCCGCAACCGGGGCCGCCTCGCCCTCACCGTCCGCACGGGCGAGGGCGAGGGCACCACCCGCGAGGTGTACTGCGACAACCTCATCTCCTCGATGCCGCTCAGCGCCCTGATCCACGCGTTCGGGCCCGATGTGCCGGACATCGTCGCCGAGGCGGCCGCGGGGTTGAGGTACCGCGACTTCCTCACCGTCGCGCTGGTCGTCCCCGAGCGGTTCTCCTTCCCCGACAACTGGATCTACATCCACTCCCCCGAGGTGCGGCTCGGCCGGGTGCAGAACTACGGTTCCTGGTCGCCGTACCTGGTCCGGGCCGGACGGACCTGCCTTGGCCTGGAGTACTTCGTCAACGAGGGCGACGACCTGTGGCGCATGCCCGACGACGACCTCGTCGCGTTCGGCACCCGGGAGCTGGAGCACCTGGGCCTGGTCACCCCCGGTGAGGTCCAGCGGGGCTACGTGGTGCGGATGCCGAAGGCCTACCCGGTCTACGACGCCGACTACGTCCACAACGTCGAGGTGCTCAGGAAGTATCTCGACGTGGAGTGGCCGCGGATCCACCCGGTCGGCCGCAACGGCATGCACCGGTACAACAACCAGGACCACTCCATGCTCACCGCGATGCTGACCGTGGAGAACCTCGTCGAGGACGCCCAGCACGACGTCTGGGAGGTCAACGTCGACGCGGAGTACCACGAGGAGCGCGCGGGCCACGGGTCCGCCAGGGGCACCGGCCGCGATGCCCCCGTCGTCCTCGGCCCCATGGCCTCCTGA